From the uncultured Fibrobacter sp. genome, one window contains:
- a CDS encoding FISUMP domain-containing protein translates to MKIEKILIAFLVPLVFVACFEDNSLAANNSSIETSSDSNVSSSSEENAPASSSSIQIEEPMTTYRGIKIYSPERTTFFAASELDSVTFDPIRVAAGVSDRLYNPGASFFVIGNLSVKSPYAKIEVGYSGHQYNIVDLRQSDAFAVNTKTYLESIRLVYLTNSGMKFADAKKQASKEVLQAFGTYNDSYDKGDIENIENQDYTKYIAFIADFVEHSSVDTIATYFEKCGNITCDKESLKKRYLTEAMDLVKQTPLFLGNFYAKMLDAGTCTAEKEGDSLEALPSSWLNFDVTVRCRSGEWKFLYKEMEHTMGTMTDERDGKTYKTVTYDLNGKTQTWMAENLTYAIDSLHIPCEESTEYCDLYFVEGALNIDSSLVYPSTDSCIGLWFNKYDFRAGGDTMTAMSDCSEREGRYFQLKSVSHVESVMTEKGIYQGLCPEGWHIPATNEVNTLSDYLMEWYQPSIPKKYEDLEEDEKIGWIREILYDSPLGDPTGFGLKRGSYGFFVIDGYLPLPALGRTPPFEYISGSVRCIKD, encoded by the coding sequence ATGAAAATCGAAAAAATACTCATAGCGTTTTTGGTGCCACTCGTATTTGTCGCCTGTTTCGAAGACAACAGCTTGGCAGCGAACAATTCTTCGATCGAAACCTCAAGCGATTCGAACGTTTCGTCTTCAAGCGAAGAAAATGCCCCCGCTTCAAGTTCCAGCATCCAGATTGAAGAACCAATGACGACTTATAGGGGAATAAAAATCTATTCGCCCGAAAGAACCACCTTCTTTGCTGCATCCGAATTAGACTCTGTCACTTTTGATCCAATAAGAGTGGCAGCTGGCGTCTCGGATCGTCTATACAATCCAGGTGCTTCTTTTTTCGTTATCGGCAATCTATCTGTAAAAAGTCCCTATGCGAAAATTGAGGTAGGATATTCGGGTCACCAATACAACATAGTTGATTTACGCCAGTCGGACGCTTTTGCAGTCAACACGAAGACTTATTTAGAAAGTATTCGCTTAGTTTATTTGACAAATTCGGGAATGAAATTCGCCGACGCAAAGAAACAAGCAAGTAAAGAAGTTCTTCAAGCGTTTGGTACGTATAACGATTCGTACGACAAAGGCGACATAGAGAATATAGAAAATCAAGATTATACGAAATATATAGCGTTTATTGCTGACTTTGTAGAACACTCGTCGGTAGACACAATTGCTACATATTTTGAAAAGTGCGGTAATATTACATGTGACAAGGAATCCTTGAAGAAGCGCTACTTGACGGAAGCGATGGATCTCGTGAAGCAGACCCCGTTGTTCTTGGGAAATTTCTATGCAAAAATGCTTGACGCGGGAACGTGTACAGCCGAAAAAGAAGGGGATTCACTTGAAGCCCTTCCTTCGTCTTGGCTGAACTTTGACGTTACAGTAAGATGCCGTTCTGGAGAATGGAAATTCTTGTATAAAGAAATGGAACATACCATGGGAACGATGACAGATGAACGTGACGGGAAAACCTACAAGACCGTAACATATGATTTAAACGGCAAAACACAAACATGGATGGCGGAAAATTTAACATATGCTATAGATAGTCTGCATATTCCATGCGAAGAAAGTACAGAGTATTGCGACTTGTATTTCGTAGAAGGTGCGCTAAATATAGACTCTTCTTTGGTGTATCCATCAACGGATTCTTGTATAGGACTATGGTTTAACAAGTACGACTTTCGTGCGGGAGGAGATACAATGACAGCTATGAGCGATTGCAGCGAGCGTGAAGGACGTTACTTCCAATTAAAATCCGTGTCGCATGTTGAATCGGTTATGACTGAAAAAGGAATTTATCAGGGTCTTTGTCCTGAGGGGTGGCATATTCCAGCAACGAATGAAGTGAATACATTGTCGGATTATCTAATGGAATGGTACCAGCCCTCTATTCCCAAGAAATATGAAGATCTTGAAGAAGACGAAAAAATAGGCTGGATACGGGAGATTTTGTACGATTCGCCTTTAGGGGATCCGACTGGCTTCGGATTGAAACGTGGAAGTTATGGTTTCTTTGTGATAGACGGTTATTTACCTCTACCAGCATTAGGCCGCACACCCCCGTTTGAGTATATTTCCGGTTCCGTCCGCTGCATAAAAGACTAG
- a CDS encoding FISUMP domain-containing protein: MYYSRISRHLACKMAMLLALMFAACSNDGGYTEETAFLENIKVVAQARRFEPVIIDSLFDSSATRLISSVFPGSIIRMSELDSFTFQTTGAVYYSHSEDSTGVFSFDNISLNSPYVMLELSSPCCTYNEAEEKIAWADVCYVNDVHYIPYSLIVDLRESRNVGINVVTTIVTGRMLTLMSQGMSFEDAKATAESEILRALGIYGVPYRFDKIVSDENRTEILMADNLSVWLMTNYTPVSTLRITNSFGGSGSFNADSSIKDFLDKNVDSWIKSEWIDKDEKASLQDYMQNFMAAIYGLGQCTAENEGYSTTYPYSEPKNYPLSELKEIDFVCKTGTWSYLIHYAVSDSVGAVFGQMTDSRDNTKYKTVTYNIDGKTQTWLAENLKYNSADGLYFWHEAMNLPDSIALVPYESCIEEQKYSYCDRMQVEKKYLDYEKIWAITDSVKAASKTYQGICPDGWHLPDANEWQTLRDYVTEKLNLDLLRFEDIMAIAGFGESDAETGSVYAVKIDSTVHFDQNLHIPVYDSRISAVFIQNTNWAYVSIESVELLTVYVDKNPLFVRCVKD; the protein is encoded by the coding sequence ATGTATTATTCAAGAATCAGCAGGCACCTGGCCTGCAAAATGGCGATGCTGCTCGCCTTGATGTTCGCAGCATGTTCCAACGACGGTGGCTACACCGAAGAAACCGCATTTCTCGAAAACATCAAGGTGGTCGCGCAGGCAAGACGATTCGAGCCCGTTATCATTGACTCACTCTTCGACTCCTCTGCGACTCGATTGATCAGTTCAGTTTTTCCGGGTTCTATCATAAGAATGTCTGAATTGGATTCCTTCACTTTCCAAACAACAGGTGCGGTTTACTATAGTCACAGTGAAGATTCTACGGGGGTGTTCAGTTTTGATAACATTTCGCTGAATAGCCCTTATGTTATGCTTGAGCTGTCTTCTCCTTGCTGCACATATAATGAAGCGGAAGAAAAAATTGCTTGGGCAGATGTATGCTACGTGAACGACGTTCATTATATACCATATAGTCTAATCGTTGATTTGCGAGAGTCTAGGAATGTCGGCATCAACGTGGTAACGACCATAGTGACAGGTCGTATGCTGACTTTGATGAGCCAAGGAATGAGCTTTGAAGACGCCAAAGCGACGGCCGAAAGTGAAATACTCCGTGCTTTGGGCATCTATGGCGTTCCTTACCGCTTTGACAAGATCGTTTCTGATGAAAACCGCACGGAAATTCTAATGGCAGACAATCTAAGCGTTTGGCTTATGACCAATTATACGCCGGTATCTACGTTGCGCATAACGAATTCGTTTGGCGGATCTGGCTCATTTAATGCGGATTCTTCCATAAAGGACTTTCTTGATAAAAACGTGGACAGTTGGATCAAATCAGAATGGATTGACAAAGACGAAAAGGCATCTTTGCAAGACTACATGCAGAACTTCATGGCCGCCATTTATGGCCTTGGTCAGTGCACTGCCGAAAACGAAGGTTACAGCACCACATATCCTTATAGCGAACCTAAAAATTATCCTCTTAGCGAACTTAAAGAGATTGACTTTGTTTGTAAAACGGGAACATGGTCTTATCTAATTCATTATGCCGTCTCTGATAGCGTAGGAGCCGTCTTTGGACAGATGACAGACTCCCGTGATAACACAAAATACAAGACCGTAACATACAACATTGATGGCAAAACGCAAACCTGGCTTGCCGAAAACCTGAAATATAATTCCGCAGACGGCCTCTATTTTTGGCATGAAGCCATGAACTTGCCCGATTCTATAGCACTGGTTCCCTACGAATCCTGCATCGAAGAACAAAAATATTCATATTGCGACCGCATGCAAGTAGAAAAGAAGTATCTTGACTACGAAAAAATTTGGGCCATAACGGATTCTGTAAAGGCGGCCTCAAAAACCTACCAAGGGATATGCCCTGATGGATGGCATCTTCCCGACGCAAATGAATGGCAAACGTTGCGTGACTATGTGACAGAAAAGCTTAATTTGGACCTGTTAAGATTTGAAGATATTATGGCAATCGCCGGATTCGGAGAATCTGATGCAGAAACCGGGTCGGTATATGCCGTTAAAATCGACAGTACAGTTCATTTTGATCAGAATTTACATATTCCTGTTTATGATTCTAGGATAAGCGCGGTTTTCATCCAAAACACAAACTGGGCTTATGTCAGCATAGAAAGCGTGGAACTCCTAACAGTATATGTAGATAAAAATCCACTTTTTGTCCGTTGCGTCAAGGATTAA
- a CDS encoding TIGR02147 family protein → MKDVLEYTNYRQYIADYYAEKKAKSAFTWQEFTRAAGFSSPVHLKYASEGRLNLSDAAAKRVAQAMHLVDFEQDYFCEMVKLDNAKTDAEKKAAFNKMIAIADAHKAKILEGDSFRYFESWKNPVLRELAPSMPGAKPLALARACRPEITAAEVTESLNFLIKADLLKKDKDGNYARTETGITTGPMDVTPVAVRSMHRQMGEFALEAIEGVPQNERHFSGLTLGITREAYAEIVQKIAEFRKEIIAIATRNTETEEVYRLNVQFFPMTNKSINKKG, encoded by the coding sequence ATGAAAGATGTACTAGAATACACGAACTACCGCCAGTACATCGCGGACTATTACGCCGAGAAAAAGGCCAAGTCGGCATTCACCTGGCAGGAGTTCACACGAGCAGCGGGTTTTTCTTCGCCAGTTCACCTTAAATACGCGAGCGAAGGCCGCCTCAACCTGAGCGACGCCGCCGCGAAGCGCGTGGCCCAGGCAATGCACCTTGTCGATTTCGAGCAGGATTACTTTTGCGAAATGGTCAAGCTCGACAATGCAAAGACCGACGCCGAAAAAAAGGCCGCCTTCAACAAGATGATCGCGATCGCCGACGCACACAAGGCAAAAATTCTGGAAGGCGATTCGTTCCGCTATTTCGAGAGCTGGAAGAATCCGGTTCTCCGCGAACTCGCCCCCTCGATGCCCGGGGCAAAGCCGCTCGCGCTCGCCCGCGCCTGCCGCCCCGAAATTACCGCCGCCGAGGTGACCGAGTCGCTGAACTTCCTCATCAAAGCAGACCTGCTCAAAAAAGACAAAGACGGAAATTACGCACGGACCGAGACGGGCATAACGACGGGCCCGATGGACGTGACCCCCGTGGCCGTCCGCAGCATGCACCGCCAAATGGGCGAATTTGCACTGGAGGCCATCGAGGGCGTGCCGCAAAACGAACGGCATTTTTCGGGCCTTACGCTCGGCATCACGCGGGAAGCCTACGCAGAAATCGTGCAGAAAATCGCCGAATTCCGCAAGGAGATTATCGCCATCGCAACGAGAAACACTGAAACGGAGGAAGTCTACCGCCTGAACGTTCAGTTCTTCCCGATGACAAACAAGAGTATCAATAAAAAGGGCTAG
- a CDS encoding FISUMP domain-containing protein: MKKEIKNTIVYDFIGTAFCLVMAFALILMFSGCSDSESKQPVGSLGGAEEETGIYALSGRAGDIHPKLMKMHKAIASSDGLVRVKEGVVVIIHELDSLTLEESGRVYVDTIDNQNGQFAFGDLSLISPYALIEIQDSCTAFDCRQLGVWGSYAYPMTFDVPCNYDSLREAGWEGALPTYCGTSDSTKYPIPLSAIVDVRKYNEISVNSLTYMKIPLVKKYFAEGMGFAAASKKAEQEVLENFGISEDLGDFESLESVNGELSYVLQMMSHLARMDTSSFDYSLAEIMDFYYGISPAAVTALGETAEQVYLNTLKMIDYEIGYYVHRKGFGACTESRENETHYVGPSENRPDVQNNFFIHATIVCRSQKWVQGWVKIDYTSGTMTDNRDGKTYKTVTYDWDGVTQTWMTENLNYADTTSESADSALKINLLGSTHCRQTDPSCEFYGRQYTWLAAMNLSKADLNLTAVFSRETTYDDDGNIVDETWDTVAVEEQCLAANLDNKTPYEFCIEESETGECLYSNTVNSFYEYCTGKYWSVRMDYSAFTSKTGPTAHQGVCPDGWRIPNKEDWNLLLENVTRQGAKLSDIAGSGFGYSELTAVTLLDSDPPELFMGFREISGGFFASVPDTNEIRMGYPPAYYFNISTGFNTSTKTYEYYGNMSFRTLESEVIVRCIKN; encoded by the coding sequence ATGAAAAAGGAAATTAAAAACACGATTGTGTACGACTTTATCGGGACGGCCTTCTGCCTGGTCATGGCGTTTGCGCTCATCCTGATGTTTTCGGGCTGTTCCGACAGCGAATCCAAGCAGCCCGTAGGCTCCCTGGGCGGCGCCGAAGAGGAAACCGGCATCTACGCACTGTCGGGCCGAGCTGGAGACATCCATCCGAAATTGATGAAGATGCATAAAGCGATTGCGTCAAGTGATGGACTCGTGCGCGTCAAGGAGGGGGTCGTCGTGATCATTCATGAACTGGATTCCCTAACTCTTGAAGAGTCGGGCCGCGTATATGTAGACACCATAGACAACCAGAACGGACAATTTGCTTTTGGAGATCTTTCCCTGATTAGCCCATATGCGTTAATCGAGATTCAAGATTCCTGTACCGCCTTCGATTGTCGACAACTTGGCGTGTGGGGATCCTACGCTTATCCGATGACTTTCGACGTTCCCTGCAATTACGACTCGCTGAGAGAGGCTGGCTGGGAGGGGGCCCTCCCCACCTACTGTGGAACTTCGGATTCTACAAAATATCCCATCCCTTTAAGCGCAATTGTCGATGTACGGAAGTATAACGAAATTAGCGTCAACTCGTTAACTTATATGAAAATCCCGCTTGTCAAAAAATATTTTGCCGAAGGAATGGGCTTTGCCGCTGCAAGCAAAAAAGCAGAACAGGAAGTCCTTGAGAACTTTGGCATATCCGAAGACTTAGGGGATTTTGAAAGCCTAGAAAGCGTAAACGGGGAATTATCTTACGTATTGCAGATGATGTCCCATCTTGCGCGCATGGACACCTCGTCTTTTGATTATAGTCTAGCAGAAATAATGGACTTTTATTACGGCATATCGCCTGCTGCGGTCACCGCACTGGGAGAAACCGCAGAACAAGTCTATTTGAATACCCTGAAGATGATCGATTACGAGATTGGTTACTACGTCCATAGAAAAGGATTCGGAGCCTGCACGGAATCCCGTGAAAACGAGACACACTACGTTGGTCCCTCCGAAAATCGTCCCGACGTGCAAAACAATTTCTTCATACACGCAACAATAGTCTGCCGTTCACAAAAATGGGTGCAGGGATGGGTAAAGATAGACTACACAAGCGGAACAATGACCGACAACCGCGATGGCAAAACCTATAAGACGGTCACATATGATTGGGACGGTGTCACGCAAACTTGGATGACCGAAAATTTAAACTATGCGGATACGACATCTGAAAGCGCCGATAGCGCCCTAAAAATAAATTTGCTCGGAAGCACCCACTGTCGGCAAACCGATCCTTCCTGTGAATTTTATGGCCGTCAATACACGTGGCTTGCAGCAATGAACCTTAGTAAGGCCGACCTCAATCTAACCGCCGTCTTTTCGCGTGAAACTACATATGACGACGATGGCAACATAGTAGATGAAACTTGGGATACCGTGGCCGTGGAAGAACAATGCCTAGCAGCAAACCTTGACAACAAAACGCCTTACGAATTTTGCATTGAGGAGTCAGAAACAGGCGAATGCCTATATTCTAATACAGTAAACTCCTTCTACGAATATTGCACAGGTAAATATTGGAGCGTCCGTATGGATTATTCTGCATTCACTTCGAAAACGGGCCCCACAGCACATCAGGGAGTATGCCCGGACGGATGGCGCATTCCAAATAAAGAAGATTGGAACCTTCTACTTGAAAACGTAACCAGGCAAGGAGCTAAGCTTAGTGATATCGCTGGAAGCGGTTTTGGATACTCGGAACTGACGGCAGTGACTCTTCTCGACTCAGATCCCCCTGAATTGTTCATGGGTTTTAGGGAAATTTCCGGAGGTTTTTTCGCTTCCGTGCCAGACACTAACGAAATACGCATGGGTTACCCACCCGCTTATTATTTCAATATTAGTACAGGCTTTAATACGTCAACGAAAACATACGAGTATTACGGGAACATGTCTTTCAGAACCCTTGAAAGCGAGGTAATCGTCCGCTGCATAAAGAACTAG
- a CDS encoding TIGR02147 family protein, protein MKPLLEYKSYRQYIADYYANRKARSSFSWQQFATMAGFSSPVYLKYVSEGRFNLSEAAAERVAQAMHLAEYERKFFVEMVKLDHAKSDGEKRAAVSRMLSIAEAHKAKIVDAESFRFFESWRNPVLRELAPAMPGAKPLALAHACRPEISAAEVSESLSFLVKANLLQKDKVGNYKQTDKTVTTGPMDFTPLAVRGLHRQMGEIALNAIEGVPQNERHFSGLTLGITREAYEKIVQKIAAFRKEIIAIATSETATDEVYRLNVQFFPMTNMSINKKG, encoded by the coding sequence ATGAAACCACTACTTGAATACAAGAGCTACCGCCAGTACATTGCGGACTACTACGCCAACAGGAAGGCGAGATCCTCATTCTCCTGGCAGCAGTTTGCAACAATGGCCGGATTCTCGTCGCCAGTCTACCTCAAGTACGTAAGCGAGGGGCGCTTCAACTTGAGCGAGGCTGCCGCAGAACGCGTGGCCCAGGCCATGCACTTGGCCGAATATGAACGCAAATTCTTTGTCGAAATGGTCAAGCTCGACCATGCAAAAAGTGACGGCGAAAAAAGGGCGGCAGTCAGCAGAATGCTGTCCATCGCGGAAGCCCACAAGGCAAAAATCGTGGATGCGGAATCGTTCCGCTTTTTCGAAAGCTGGAGGAACCCGGTGCTCCGCGAACTGGCTCCCGCGATGCCGGGGGCGAAGCCGCTCGCGCTCGCCCACGCCTGCCGCCCGGAAATCAGCGCAGCCGAGGTCAGCGAATCGCTGAGCTTTCTGGTCAAGGCGAACCTGCTCCAGAAAGACAAGGTCGGGAACTACAAACAGACCGACAAAACCGTGACGACCGGCCCGATGGATTTCACCCCGCTGGCCGTGCGCGGGCTGCACCGCCAGATGGGTGAAATCGCCCTCAACGCCATCGAGGGCGTGCCGCAGAACGAGCGGCACTTCTCGGGCCTCACCCTCGGCATCACGCGGGAGGCCTACGAAAAAATCGTGCAGAAGATTGCCGCATTCCGCAAGGAAATCATCGCGATTGCGACAAGCGAAACTGCGACAGACGAAGTCTACCGCCTGAACGTGCAGTTCTTCCCGATGACAAACATGAGTATCAACAAAAAAGGCTAG
- a CDS encoding FISUMP domain-containing protein, producing the protein MKNKTQNTLVYDFIGTAFCLVMALALILMFSGCSEDSKSVISLGGAGEETGIYALSGQIGDIIPKTLSIKASNSASVHPNSTSQTTLAKSGTIITVYELDSLTFNKTGKSYIDTLENNDGRFEFNDFSLHSPYVLIETQEFFDSTECPTCTDWDSIATTDSSTKYIHILKAIVNLDEIKKISINTLTNMKVPLLQQYIADGMSFTEANKKAEREILKDFGIYGRFGQFEMLPEGDSELTYVIKLSRDLHTYTDYLNINLENYIRTMLFIPTSVITAQGTNVETIFENTKKMVDYEIGYLAQKTGFGQCTESREGEMKSINEFNDGPFTIVCRSEKWTIGFKTVKHTIGSVTDNRDGKTYKTVTYNLDGISQTWMAENLSFDATSPNADSTLKANLKDHSLCIFNDQNCEMYGRSYSWTGAMNIGESDVTIYSVNSAGDTIFLEQKCFDAETKECPEDDLSCMDQQTRDQEYCYSKYLPKRVGANDSAIEECFNSMLAECDNYNVDECEVNPKQVCDSLYGGTWTENLDWSLGYKEYMSQKDANNYQGVCPDGWRIPTLNDWKTLLQMMGKQYDVDNEKAGIVLYDEYATGFGIKNVVTEVRVDDDFPFDEYSNPNTIYLSGEYWFNTFIIADASIPTITFLNAKQILPIDKIEMSYYEDQWYTARASNYYSANVRCIKN; encoded by the coding sequence ATGAAAAATAAAACACAAAACACGCTAGTGTATGATTTTATCGGGACGGCATTCTGTCTGGTCATGGCGCTTGCACTCATCCTGATGTTTTCGGGCTGCTCCGAAGACTCCAAGTCCGTGATTTCGCTGGGTGGCGCCGGAGAAGAAACCGGCATTTATGCGTTGTCTGGGCAGATCGGCGATATAATCCCCAAGACGCTGTCCATCAAAGCATCAAACAGCGCATCGGTCCATCCCAACTCGACGAGCCAGACAACACTCGCCAAGAGCGGAACGATTATCACCGTTTACGAATTGGACTCGCTGACATTCAACAAGACCGGAAAATCCTATATAGACACCCTTGAGAACAATGATGGTCGCTTTGAATTCAATGACTTTTCTCTACATAGTCCATATGTGTTGATTGAAACCCAGGAATTTTTCGATTCAACAGAATGTCCAACCTGTACGGATTGGGATTCTATTGCCACTACCGATAGTTCCACCAAATATATTCATATTCTTAAGGCTATTGTTAATTTAGATGAAATTAAAAAAATCAGCATCAACACATTAACGAATATGAAGGTTCCGCTTTTGCAACAATACATTGCCGATGGTATGAGTTTTACAGAAGCGAATAAAAAAGCCGAAAGAGAAATTCTAAAAGATTTCGGTATATACGGACGTTTTGGCCAGTTTGAAATGCTCCCCGAAGGCGATTCTGAATTGACCTATGTAATAAAATTGTCTCGAGATCTTCACACTTATACTGATTATTTAAATATCAATCTTGAAAACTACATCCGTACGATGTTGTTTATTCCTACCTCAGTAATTACTGCGCAAGGAACCAACGTAGAAACGATTTTTGAAAATACAAAAAAGATGGTTGATTACGAAATCGGCTATTTAGCGCAAAAGACGGGCTTTGGACAATGCACGGAATCACGCGAAGGCGAAATGAAGTCAATCAACGAATTTAACGACGGACCCTTTACAATTGTATGTCGTTCAGAGAAATGGACAATTGGTTTTAAAACGGTCAAACATACTATCGGATCCGTAACAGACAATCGTGACGGGAAAACATATAAAACCGTTACCTATAATCTGGATGGCATATCGCAAACTTGGATGGCCGAGAATTTGAGTTTTGACGCAACATCACCAAATGCAGACAGTACACTGAAGGCCAATTTGAAGGATCATTCATTGTGCATATTCAACGATCAAAATTGCGAAATGTATGGTCGTTCTTATTCATGGACTGGAGCAATGAATATTGGAGAGAGCGATGTGACAATATACTCGGTAAACTCCGCTGGAGATACAATCTTCTTAGAGCAGAAATGCTTTGACGCCGAAACGAAGGAATGTCCCGAAGATGATCTTAGTTGCATGGACCAGCAAACAAGGGACCAAGAATATTGTTATTCCAAATATCTTCCCAAAAGAGTTGGCGCAAATGACAGTGCAATAGAGGAATGTTTCAATTCAATGCTTGCAGAGTGCGACAACTATAATGTAGATGAATGCGAGGTCAATCCAAAGCAAGTTTGCGATTCTTTATACGGCGGTACATGGACGGAAAACCTAGATTGGTCACTCGGTTACAAGGAATATATGTCACAAAAGGATGCCAACAACTATCAAGGCGTATGTCCTGATGGATGGAGAATTCCGACTTTGAACGATTGGAAAACCCTGTTGCAAATGATGGGCAAACAATATGATGTTGACAATGAAAAAGCAGGAATTGTTCTTTACGACGAATATGCAACTGGATTTGGAATAAAGAATGTCGTCACCGAAGTGCGTGTCGACGACGATTTCCCCTTTGACGAATATAGTAATCCCAATACAATATATTTGTCAGGGGAATACTGGTTCAACACGTTCATTATCGCCGATGCGTCAATTCCTACAATCACTTTCCTAAACGCCAAACAAATATTACCTATAGACAAGATAGAAATGAGCTATTACGAAGATCAATGGTATACAGCTCGTGCATCCAACTATTACAGTGCCAATGTCCGCTGCATAAAGAACTAG
- a CDS encoding TIGR02147 family protein, with product MKDILTYTSYRQYIADYYADKKAKSAFTWQDFADEAGFSSRVYLKYVSEGRFNLSEEATIRVAKAMHLVDYEREFFAEMVKFDNAKTDADKKTHFKKMLSMAEAHKAKILEGDAFRYFESWKHQVLRELAPAMPGAKPLALAHACRPDITAAEVTAALNFLVKAGLLKKDEQGRYIQTDTYVSTGPMDVTPVAVRGLHRQMGEIALEAIEGVPQDQRHFSGLTLGITRDAYGEIVQKIAEFRKELVAIATRDSATDEVYRLNVQFFPMTKKGINKKG from the coding sequence ATGAAAGACATTCTAACATATACGAGCTACCGCCAGTATATTGCGGACTACTACGCCGACAAGAAGGCAAAATCCGCATTTACCTGGCAGGACTTCGCAGACGAGGCGGGCTTTTCCTCGCGGGTCTACCTCAAGTACGTAAGCGAGGGCCGCTTCAACTTGAGCGAAGAGGCGACCATCCGTGTGGCCAAGGCCATGCACTTGGTGGATTACGAGCGGGAATTTTTTGCCGAGATGGTCAAGTTCGACAACGCAAAGACAGATGCCGACAAAAAAACGCACTTCAAGAAAATGCTTTCGATGGCCGAGGCGCACAAGGCCAAAATTCTGGAAGGAGACGCGTTCCGCTATTTTGAAAGCTGGAAGCACCAGGTCCTTCGCGAACTGGCGCCTGCGATGCCCGGGGCAAAACCGCTTGCGCTTGCCCATGCGTGCCGTCCGGATATTACCGCCGCCGAGGTGACCGCAGCGCTGAATTTCCTTGTCAAGGCGGGCCTGCTGAAAAAAGACGAACAAGGCCGTTACATACAGACCGACACATACGTGTCGACAGGTCCTATGGACGTAACGCCCGTAGCGGTCCGCGGACTGCACCGCCAAATGGGCGAAATCGCCTTGGAGGCCATCGAGGGTGTTCCGCAGGACCAGCGACATTTCTCGGGCCTTACGCTAGGTATCACGCGGGATGCCTACGGAGAAATCGTGCAGAAGATTGCCGAATTCCGTAAGGAACTCGTTGCGATTGCGACGCGTGATTCCGCAACAGACGAAGTCTATCGCTTGAACGTGCAGTTCTTCCCGATGACAAAAAAGGGTATCAATAAAAAGGGTTAG
- a CDS encoding FISUMP domain-containing protein produces MRKAIALLSIACMFIACGDDASSSPAPETSSSKEISSSEEIIESSSSIPSSSSIRSSSSAKSSSSVASSNSKPYVEKHLAWDYLNPALSYGEFTDERDGHVYKYVDANYGRLRFMAENLNYSDSVANPNLLGNSWCPFNSLDSCSKYGRLYTWAAAMNVDPKYNYEHYPDKTDNTYDVQYQGLCPDGWLMYANMGIWTIFRYEFESEAYCAQDGWMYPGCTNELGFTALPNGYYEDGEFKEVGENFYYWSVQGGGEDIGGFGSLLERNNTYGVSFRRIIDTMIKKTRGAAVRCYQLAPQDPCIDPVSIVCHSSNETTEEN; encoded by the coding sequence ATGCGTAAAGCAATAGCATTACTCTCTATTGCCTGCATGTTCATCGCATGCGGAGATGATGCAAGTTCATCTCCGGCACCAGAGACCTCCAGTTCGAAAGAAATCTCCAGTTCGGAAGAAATCATCGAATCGTCATCGTCGATACCGAGCAGTTCTTCCATCCGGAGTTCATCTTCGGCGAAGTCCTCTTCGTCTGTCGCAAGTTCCAATTCCAAGCCCTATGTCGAAAAACACCTGGCGTGGGATTACCTGAACCCGGCGCTTTCCTACGGCGAGTTTACCGACGAGCGGGACGGGCATGTGTATAAGTATGTAGATGCAAATTATGGTCGCCTCCGGTTCATGGCAGAAAATCTGAATTATTCGGACTCCGTCGCCAATCCAAATTTGTTGGGAAACTCTTGGTGTCCCTTTAACAGTTTGGATTCCTGTTCCAAGTACGGGCGCCTATATACTTGGGCAGCCGCCATGAATGTGGATCCCAAATACAACTATGAACATTATCCAGACAAAACCGACAATACCTATGACGTTCAGTATCAGGGACTTTGTCCCGATGGATGGCTCATGTACGCCAACATGGGAATTTGGACTATATTCAGGTATGAGTTTGAGTCAGAAGCGTATTGTGCGCAGGACGGTTGGATGTATCCCGGCTGCACGAACGAATTGGGATTTACCGCTTTGCCCAACGGGTATTACGAAGACGGCGAGTTTAAGGAAGTAGGCGAAAACTTCTACTACTGGTCCGTGCAAGGCGGAGGCGAAGATATCGGTGGTTTCGGAAGTCTTCTTGAACGAAATAATACGTACGGCGTCAGTTTTAGAAGAATCATTGATACTATGATAAAAAAGACACGGGGAGCGGCGGTTCGCTGCTACCAACTGGCACCCCAAGACCCGTGCATAGACCCGGTTAGCATCGTCTGCCACAGCAGTAACGAAACCACCGAAGAAAACTAG